The Bicyclus anynana chromosome 3, ilBicAnyn1.1, whole genome shotgun sequence genome has a window encoding:
- the LOC112051108 gene encoding importin subunit beta-1 isoform X1: MITEPTLSLIQILEKTISPDRNELEAAEKYLDHAAVSNFTIFIKMLSDVLVQGGNSQVARMAAGLQLKNHLTSKDPTLKQQYQQRWLDLPEDTRLYIKKNILAAIGTENSRPSSAAQCVAYVAVAELAVGQWNGLIPILVENVVNLQSTELKKEASLEAIGYICQEIDAEVLTEQSNAILTAIIHGMRSSEPSFNVRLAATQALLNSLEFTRANFDKENERNFIMEVVCEATQSTDMRISVAALQCLVKILSLYYQYMEPYMGQALFPITLEAMKSDIDEISLQGIEFWSNVSDEEIDLGIEMAEASEAGRPPVRTSRFYARGALQYIAPVLMQKLTKQEDSDDELEWNPSKAASVCLMLLSNCCEDEIVPHVLPFIHSNIKSDNWRYREAALMAFGSILGGLESATLKPLVEEAMPTLIQAMYDSSVAVRDTAAWTFGRICEIVPEAAINDTYLKPLLESLMSGLKGEPRVAANVCWAFTGLAEAAYDAADCGDSTQPKTYCMSTYFDYIVQRLLETTDRLDAAQHNLRSAAYEALMEMVKNSPTDCYVTVQKTTMVILERLQQVLQMENHISSQVDRTQLIDLQSLLCATLQSVLRKVTPEDAPQISDAIMAALLTMFAGNAGKAGGVQEDALMAVSTLVEVLGEGFLKYMDAFKQYLYVGLKNHQEYQVCIAAVGVTGDICRSLKSKVLPYCDEIIVLLLQNLGDPYIHRAVKPQILSVFGDIALSIGPDFKKYFEVVMQMLLQASNAQVDRNDYDMVEYLGELRESVLEAYTGIIQGLKGTSGEILVDVAVVEPHVAAIVNFMIQVASEPERTDSHMSLIAGLTGDLCTVFGQRVLPLLETRPLLDLLQAARMSRTPRTKTLANWATKEIRKLKQQAPLASW, encoded by the exons ATGATTACAGAACCGACGTTATCCCTGAtacaaattttagaaaaaactaTATCACCAG ATCGAAATGAATTGGAAGCGGCTGAGAAGTATCTTGACCATGCAGCTGTGTCAAACTTCACAATTTTTATCAAGATGCTGTCAGATGTGTTGGTCCAAGGGGGCAATAGCCAGGTGGCTAGAATGGCCGCTGGCTTGCAGTTAAAAAACCATCTGACTTCAAAAGATCCTACCCTTAAACAGCAATATCAACAGAGGTGGCTAGATCTACCTGAAGATACAAGactatacattaaaaaaaat ATTCTAGCAGCTATTGGCACAGAGAACAGCCGACCCAGTTCTGCAGCCCAGTGTGTAGCGTATGTAGCAGTTGCTGAACTTGCAGTAGGACAATGGAACGGTCTCATTCCAATCCTAGTAGAAAATGTTGTCAATCTTCAGTCTACAGAACTCAAGAAAGAAGCTAGCTTGGAGGCTATTG GTTATATTTGCCAAGAAATAGATGCTGAAGTACTGACAGAACAAAGCAATGCAATTCTAACTGCTATCATACATGGAATGAGATCATCTGAGCCAAGTTTTAATGTTCGTCTTGCTGCCACCCAAGCTCTGCTCAATTCACTTGAATTCACTAGGGCTAATTTTGATAAAGAAAATGAGAGGAACTTTATAATGGAAGTTGTTTGTGAGGCAACACAGTCCACTGATATGAGAATTAGTGTAGCTGCACTGCAATGTCTA gtaaaaatattatctttatacTACCAATATATGGAACCATACATGGGACAAGCTCTATTCCCTATCACTTTAGAAGCAATGAAATCTGATATAGATGAGATATCTTTACAAGGAATAGAGTTCTGGTCAAATGTTAGTGATGAGGAAATAGATCTAGGGATTGAAATGGCTGAGGCAAGTGAAGCAG GTCGGCCACCAGTCAGAACATCAAGATTCTATGCCCGTGGGGCGCTACAGTATATTGCTCCTGTATTAAtgcaaaaattaacaaaacaggaagattctgatgatgaattGGAATGGAACCCATCCAAAGCTGCTTCAGTATGTTTAATGCTTCTTTCAAACTGCTGTGAAGATGAAATTGTTCCTCACGTCCTACCATTTATTCattcaaatattaaaagtgATAACTGGAGATACAGAGAAGCAGCTCTCATGGCTTTTGGTTCAATCTTAGGAGGTCTTGAATCGGCTACTCTAAAACCACTTGTAGAAGAAGCTATGCCAACCCTCATTCAAGCCATGTATGACTCGAGTGTAGCAGTGAGAGATACAGCTGCCTGGACATTTGGTAGAATTTGTGAAATTGTCCCAGAAGCTGCCATCAACGACACCTACCTCAAACCTCTTCTGGAGAGTCTTATGAGTGGTTTGAAGGGTGAGCCTCGTGTGGCTGCCAATGTCTGTTGGGCGTTCACGGGATTGGCTGAAGCTGCATACGATGCTGCAGATTGCGGCGACTCCACCCAACCCAAGACTTACTGCATGTCCACTTACTTTGATTATATTGTTCAACGCCTCCTGGAGACCACAGATCGACTTGATGCAGCTCAGCATAATTTGCGGTCGGCAGCTTATGAAGCTCTCATGGAAATGGTGAAGAACTCCCCGACTGACTGTTATGTCACTGTGCAGAAAACTACAATGGTTATATTAGAGCGTTTGCAGCAGGTGCTGCAAATGGAGAATCATATCTCAAGCCAGGTTGACAGGACTCAGTTGATTGACCTGCAAAGTCTGCTGTGCGCCACTTTGCAATCAGTTCTTCGTAAGGTAACACCCGAGGATGCGCCACAAATATCTGATGCCATCATGGCTGCTCTGTTGACCATGTTTGCTGGAAATGCCGGCAAGGCTGGTGGCGTTCAAGAAGATGCATTGATGGCAGTTTCTACATTAGTTGAAGTGTTAGGAGAGGGTTTCCTTAAATATATGGATgcttttaaacaatatttgtatGTTGGTCTCAAAAATCACCAAGAATATCAAGTATGCATAGCTGCCGTGGGTGTTACTGGTGATATATGCCGGTCACTAAAGAGTAag GTGCTGCCATACTGTGATGAAATCATAGTACTTTTACTACAGAATCTTGGTGACCCGTACATCCACCGCGCAGTAAAACCTcagattctttcagtgtttggaGATATAGCGCTTAGTATTGGTCCTGACTTCAAAAAGTACTTTGAGGTTGTTATGCAAATGTTACTGCAG GCCAGCAATGCACAAGTGGATCGCAATGACTATGATATGGTTGAATATCTGGGTGAGCTTCGGGAAAGCGTGCTGGAAGCGTACACCGGTATCATTCAGGGATTGAAGGGCACGAGTGGCGAGATACTCGTGGACGTGGCCGTGGTGGAGCCCCACGTGGCCGCCATCGTGAACTTCATGATCCAAGTGGCTTCCGAGCCGGAGCGAACGGACAGCCACATGTCGCTGATCGCGGGGCTCACGGGCGACTTGTGCACGGTGTTCGGGCAGCGCGTGTTGCCGCTGCTGGAGACGCGTCCGCTGCTCGACCTGCTGCAGGCGGCGCGCATGTCGCGCACGCCGCGCACCAAGACGCTCGCCAACTGGGCCACCAAGGAGATCCGCAAGCTGAAGCAGCAGGCGCCGCTCGCTAGCTGGTGA
- the LOC112051108 gene encoding importin subunit beta-1 isoform X2, with amino-acid sequence MITEPTLSLIQILEKTISPDRNELEAAEKYLDHAAVSNFTIFIKMLSDVLVQGGNSQVARMAAGLQLKNHLTSKDPTLKQQYQQRWLDLPEDTRLYIKKNILAAIGTENSRPSSAAQCVAYVAVAELAVGQWNGLIPILVENVVNLQSTELKKEASLEAIGYICQEIDAEVLTEQSNAILTAIIHGMRSSEPSFNVRLAATQALLNSLEFTRANFDKENERNFIMEVVCEATQSTDMRISVAALQCLVKILSLYYQYMEPYMGQALFPITLEAMKSDIDEISLQGIEFWSNVSDEEIDLGIEMAEASEAGRPPVRTSRFYARGALQYIAPVLMQKLTKQEDSDDELEWNPSKAASVCLMLLSNCCEDEIVPHVLPFIHSNIKSDNWRYREAALMAFGSILGGLESATLKPLVEEAMPTLIQAMYDSSVAVRDTAAWTFGRICEIVPEAAINDTYLKPLLESLMSGLKGEPRVAANVCWAFTGLAEAAYDAADCGDSTQPKTYCMSTYFDYIVQRLLETTDRLDAAQHNLRSAAYEALMEMVKNSPTDCYVTVQKTTMVILERLQQVLQMENHISSQVDRTQLIDLQSLLCATLQSVLRKVTPEDAPQISDAIMAALLTMFAGNAGKAGGVQEDALMAVSTLVEVLGEGFLKYMDAFKQYLYVGLKNHQEYQVCIAAVGVTGDICRSLKSKVLPYCDEIIVLLLQNLGDPYIHRAVKPQILSVFGDIALSIGPDFKKYFEVVMQMLLQASNAQVDRNDYDMVEYLGELRESVLEAYTGIIQGLKGTSGEILVDVAVVEPHVAAIVNFMIQVASEPERTDSHMSLIAGLTGDLCTVFGQRVLPLLETRPLLDLLQAARMSRTPRTKTLANWATKEIRKLKQQAPLAS; translated from the exons ATGATTACAGAACCGACGTTATCCCTGAtacaaattttagaaaaaactaTATCACCAG ATCGAAATGAATTGGAAGCGGCTGAGAAGTATCTTGACCATGCAGCTGTGTCAAACTTCACAATTTTTATCAAGATGCTGTCAGATGTGTTGGTCCAAGGGGGCAATAGCCAGGTGGCTAGAATGGCCGCTGGCTTGCAGTTAAAAAACCATCTGACTTCAAAAGATCCTACCCTTAAACAGCAATATCAACAGAGGTGGCTAGATCTACCTGAAGATACAAGactatacattaaaaaaaat ATTCTAGCAGCTATTGGCACAGAGAACAGCCGACCCAGTTCTGCAGCCCAGTGTGTAGCGTATGTAGCAGTTGCTGAACTTGCAGTAGGACAATGGAACGGTCTCATTCCAATCCTAGTAGAAAATGTTGTCAATCTTCAGTCTACAGAACTCAAGAAAGAAGCTAGCTTGGAGGCTATTG GTTATATTTGCCAAGAAATAGATGCTGAAGTACTGACAGAACAAAGCAATGCAATTCTAACTGCTATCATACATGGAATGAGATCATCTGAGCCAAGTTTTAATGTTCGTCTTGCTGCCACCCAAGCTCTGCTCAATTCACTTGAATTCACTAGGGCTAATTTTGATAAAGAAAATGAGAGGAACTTTATAATGGAAGTTGTTTGTGAGGCAACACAGTCCACTGATATGAGAATTAGTGTAGCTGCACTGCAATGTCTA gtaaaaatattatctttatacTACCAATATATGGAACCATACATGGGACAAGCTCTATTCCCTATCACTTTAGAAGCAATGAAATCTGATATAGATGAGATATCTTTACAAGGAATAGAGTTCTGGTCAAATGTTAGTGATGAGGAAATAGATCTAGGGATTGAAATGGCTGAGGCAAGTGAAGCAG GTCGGCCACCAGTCAGAACATCAAGATTCTATGCCCGTGGGGCGCTACAGTATATTGCTCCTGTATTAAtgcaaaaattaacaaaacaggaagattctgatgatgaattGGAATGGAACCCATCCAAAGCTGCTTCAGTATGTTTAATGCTTCTTTCAAACTGCTGTGAAGATGAAATTGTTCCTCACGTCCTACCATTTATTCattcaaatattaaaagtgATAACTGGAGATACAGAGAAGCAGCTCTCATGGCTTTTGGTTCAATCTTAGGAGGTCTTGAATCGGCTACTCTAAAACCACTTGTAGAAGAAGCTATGCCAACCCTCATTCAAGCCATGTATGACTCGAGTGTAGCAGTGAGAGATACAGCTGCCTGGACATTTGGTAGAATTTGTGAAATTGTCCCAGAAGCTGCCATCAACGACACCTACCTCAAACCTCTTCTGGAGAGTCTTATGAGTGGTTTGAAGGGTGAGCCTCGTGTGGCTGCCAATGTCTGTTGGGCGTTCACGGGATTGGCTGAAGCTGCATACGATGCTGCAGATTGCGGCGACTCCACCCAACCCAAGACTTACTGCATGTCCACTTACTTTGATTATATTGTTCAACGCCTCCTGGAGACCACAGATCGACTTGATGCAGCTCAGCATAATTTGCGGTCGGCAGCTTATGAAGCTCTCATGGAAATGGTGAAGAACTCCCCGACTGACTGTTATGTCACTGTGCAGAAAACTACAATGGTTATATTAGAGCGTTTGCAGCAGGTGCTGCAAATGGAGAATCATATCTCAAGCCAGGTTGACAGGACTCAGTTGATTGACCTGCAAAGTCTGCTGTGCGCCACTTTGCAATCAGTTCTTCGTAAGGTAACACCCGAGGATGCGCCACAAATATCTGATGCCATCATGGCTGCTCTGTTGACCATGTTTGCTGGAAATGCCGGCAAGGCTGGTGGCGTTCAAGAAGATGCATTGATGGCAGTTTCTACATTAGTTGAAGTGTTAGGAGAGGGTTTCCTTAAATATATGGATgcttttaaacaatatttgtatGTTGGTCTCAAAAATCACCAAGAATATCAAGTATGCATAGCTGCCGTGGGTGTTACTGGTGATATATGCCGGTCACTAAAGAGTAag GTGCTGCCATACTGTGATGAAATCATAGTACTTTTACTACAGAATCTTGGTGACCCGTACATCCACCGCGCAGTAAAACCTcagattctttcagtgtttggaGATATAGCGCTTAGTATTGGTCCTGACTTCAAAAAGTACTTTGAGGTTGTTATGCAAATGTTACTGCAG GCCAGCAATGCACAAGTGGATCGCAATGACTATGATATGGTTGAATATCTGGGTGAGCTTCGGGAAAGCGTGCTGGAAGCGTACACCGGTATCATTCAGGGATTGAAGGGCACGAGTGGCGAGATACTCGTGGACGTGGCCGTGGTGGAGCCCCACGTGGCCGCCATCGTGAACTTCATGATCCAAGTGGCTTCCGAGCCGGAGCGAACGGACAGCCACATGTCGCTGATCGCGGGGCTCACGGGCGACTTGTGCACGGTGTTCGGGCAGCGCGTGTTGCCGCTGCTGGAGACGCGTCCGCTGCTCGACCTGCTGCAGGCGGCGCGCATGTCGCGCACGCCGCGCACCAAGACGCTCGCCAACTGGGCCACCAAGGAGATCCGCAAGCTGAAGCAGCAGGCGCCGCTCGCTAGCTG A